aaaaagaaattctaagcgaaagagtacttatacattttgatcccaagaggcccttggttcttgcaacagacgcatctccactgggaatcggagcagtactatcacatagactcccagatggatcagaaagaccgatagcattcgcttccagaacactatcggatagcgagaagaagtacagccaaattgacaaagaagctactgccatatactggggattgaagaagttcttttattattgttacggtagaaaatttatcctagtgacagaccataaaccactgacaataattttccacccacatcaaacgttaccagcaatgagtacaatgcgattattccactacgctcatttcttatctggatttgactacaacattgaatacagaacttcgcctaacaactcaaatgcagattacctatccaggttcccagtagaaaacacaaaggcaaacaaaatggaccagaattacagctttcaacttcaacaaatacataccattgatgtcaacccaaatatcatagcgaaagagacaagtattgattccgattatacaccattagtactcgcattacaaactggccgatcacttaaaacgctcggttacaatgataatgaatttactttacaagatggatgtatactaagaggaacgcgagtcttaatcccaaaaacattacgcgaacgagtgctggacgaactacacctcggtcacccgggcattgtgaaaatgaagctactggcccgcagttttgtatactggaaaggaattgacaatgatatcgaaacaaaagttaagtcctgtagaacatgtagattacaacaaaatgaaccagagaaagcaccactacaccactgggaacacccaaagggcccctggcaaaggcttcatattgattttgccggacctgtttacggatactatcttttaatagttgtagacgcattttcgaaatggacagagattatacctactaaatcaacgacaagctcttggtgcatccaaaaattgaaagaactattttgcacctatggaacacctctactccttgtctcagacaatggccgacaattcgtatcgggagagttcgaaaaatttctaaaagactgtatgatttcgcacaaaacctctgctccataccaccctgcaaccaatggacaagctgaacgatacgtacaaacagtcaagagaatcttacgaagcttagagggagaaaggggtaatcttcaagagaaacttgtcatggtaaaaactcgcctcagacggacaccaaacttgaatggtcagacaccttatcagttaatgtttggaagagaagttcgaacagcattacactgcatgtttagaaacacccataaaaaaactacatcaaaacatcaagagatcaaggtcagacagttggaagtcggcgaacgagtacaggcccgtgactacacgagtgctaagcaccattggcagtttggtactatcacaagacgtctaggccgacttcattatgagatccgcaccgacaacggcgatgtctggcgccgacacctcaaccaggtgttggctgcatcttatattcagcagaacagctaagaggttaggaggggagaaatgtggtgaacctaaactccacctaaactccttctactctatggtagatgccatatattaatcatataacgatttggcattctctgtcaataaatatatcaaacacgtaatgctcgtattttattaatacataatacttcCTTTCAACTATTAACTATGGTACATAATTTTCAGACTCGGAATTACCATCGCTGCTGTCTCGCGGCGAGGCGGTGGTGCAGTCGGAGCACGGCTCCAACCCGCCGCCGTCGCCCGCCACGGACGCGCGCGACTGCTCCAGCGACACGGACGCGCCGCCGTCGCCCGCCGCGTCGCCGCCCGCCAGCCCCGCCCGCCCGGCGCCGCCCACGCAACCCGCCGACCCTCGCCGCCTGCAGGACTACGACGACGACGACTTCCTCGAAGTCATGTGTAACGACGACATGGACATGTTCTAAACGTCCGGCCTGCGTCCCTGCGCTTACCCCGGACGCGATATTTGAACGTTACTTGTCCCGCTGCCGGGTGACCCGGTTCTCGAGTACTCGCCCCGAGCGGTACCGGATATCCGCCGTTGGCGCGCCGCGTTATGCCGACCGGCTCGCGGGACGAACCTTGGTGCTCGGCCACTCCTTGCCCCATTTAATCGATTCGTATTTAATGTGCAGGTGAATTCAGCACTATGAATTTGTAAGATAGATTTTGCCTTTTCGGTGAAACATACGATTGTATTGTTAACACAGGGGGCAGTATAGTTATTTTGAATCACAAGGTTTTATATTCGGTGTCACAGTGAATAGTAGTATCTCTGTGAATTTCAAAAGTATTGATGTcacttttaaacaatatttgagCCTGACCCTAGAGCTCATAGTATTTATCGCTTGTCTGGAGGGTATGATGTGTTGTATCCACGACAAGTTAATGTATTTCGCCGTCGTGCGTTGTggcagtttttattataaacttttgtattaGCCTGTAAGTGTGTAAAACTgccaattttaaatataaacgttACGTATTTTAGTGGAGAAGCTCAACAGTTTGATACTGTTTAATTAATGGTGCAAAGAGAAACAACCAGAGCTTAAGTGTTGACGGTTTGTTGAGGTAATATGTTCATAGCATTATCACATGTTATTGTGATGGGGGGATAGTTACGCACTATGAgcttgaaataatattgaagatCGAAACAGTCTTGCTCTTTGCTATATTTGTGAATGTACTGGACTGTTTTAATTTGAACTGAGTAACTCAGATCATGAATACataagttatataatatataagagTTGGATGGTAAGATTGTGTTGAGTTTGGCATGCTAaccattgtaatattattgttattagatTATAAAGCGTGGAATATAGATTATACCTTCGATGTGAaccacaatataataatgattcaATGTTTACCTAACAGTGCTGTTGTCCTATATATTTCTGTGTTAAAAAGTACACATCAGTCTTACATTGAGAAAGGAGTGTTacatataactataaaaaatttctgttaatatattgtaattagtAACTATGTCAATCTTTTAACTGCCACTTAGGGTATAGGTATCAGGATTGACTTTATATATAAATCCTGTGTAGCTTatgaaaaactttgatatcTAAGAATTAATATGGTAAATTGGGCAATGTGTGAAATTCTTCAACTAATCAAAATaggcataaaaatatattttatatacttttcgCAAATGAACCTAGTGTGCAGTATATTTatcatacattataatatagtataatgTAAACTATGTATATGAAATACTTACAAAttcaattattatgtaaattcttCATAATTTTGGTTGCAGGGCATTGTATTACTTTTTGCTATTATTCCGCATATTACCATTGGGGTTAATTGTTTGAGGCTATAACCTTCTGTTATGTGATATTTAAATGCATGCATTTGTGTGAATAGCGCCTAATTATGAAGCTTTATTCAGTTATAGTTGTATATTATGTTCATCTCATTTTATCAAATCGGTTTATACATATTTGATCTCAAAACTGGAGGAATTGgtgtgtataaaaatacattgtactatattttgtatttataaaaagtataacaaaTTGGAAGGTATAACaagtaatgtataaaaatatatgtaaatctGGGCATTATCGTGTTCATGTCCgcctataaaattatttttgttactaaaagTAAACCCAACGCGTGTGGTTCGATGACTGGGCTGTATGATAGTTGTAGATGTAGACAATAATAGCTTTTCCTTTAGGGCATTATAAACCAAGATTACGGCAGTACTATGGTTTTTGTACAGTGTTCAATGTGATGATTCAGAAGGTGACGTATTGCTGTTCTCTGGTGCTGCGTTCTTTGCCTTGATGAGTACATTAGGTACttgaatttgtttattacaGCGACCACTAGATATTTTGGGTAATTAGACcagttattaatatataatacagACAGTTTGTAGGCAGCAAGCAAATCGGAAGCTGGTGGGTCTATATAAGTCTTTGGTATAAAATCTTATGGATTTActgttattgtaaaatattaaaatgggGATCGACACGGATCCTTCATTGCTGACCCACCACTCATATAATAAGGTAagataaacatataaatatgttaaatgtACAACACAAGTGTtgtgtaatatatatattatgaattatttaatatcaatatgTATGTGTCGCCAAATATAGTAAGGTCTGTGCGATTGAGTACTTGATGTGTACTGACTGTCTTTTTTACGATGAGATGCTTTGGAGTGTTGTGACATTGGAAATGTACAGTTATCTGGGTGTTATAAATACAGACtctcaaaaataatttgtataataaaatttataaaaaatgactgAATCTTTTATTACCTCCTTATTTGTAACGAAACGTGTTGGCGTCCTCATAAACtttgttttgtatgaatttaGGACATTTTTGTCACTTGGAAAACATCATCATCTTTCAACTTAATTACATTAACCTTCCCCATATTGTATCATcagtttatttatgaaaatagcATGATTAAAAACCCATTCAATACTTAAAGTTTATTGCTAGCAGAGACCTCGCAGCAGCAGGAGACTTAATCATAGAACATAAAGGTACATAAATTCCATTGGATTAAGCATGAATGATGAAGgatgaaattaataaatcattaggttaatataattttattgctctCATAATTCCATAACAACCAAACAAGGAACAACATCATTGTACTCTATGTTCCTAATACTCTTTATAATTTAGAAGCTACTGAACCACAATTTTGGAAAATATCTCTTCAAACATTTATACATGGCTAAGGCTAGAGGTAGGAATGTGCAGAGCTGCTTTATAGCAAGCAAGAGTCAAATGATGcttatactataatatatcaCATTCCTGTGCCATCTTCAACTAAAGGAAACATGGTCTATATCACTTTCTTTAGGGGAAATCCAGCATCTGTGAACAAAGTTGATTAggtcagaaaaaaaatagtgttcACATTATTTTCAACTACCTACAGTGGTATAAAAGTTGGGTCGATCGTAGTCTGATAAAAACTAAAATCGCTATTAAATTTGAGCCTTTTAATTTTTGTCTATCTATTTTTATGCTATCAAAtcattaaaatgcattttgtcTGATTTAGGTTCATATGTTAAGTTTGACTTaaggtatgattttttttagatGTAGGTAGGTAGATAAGATGTCTAGTGTAACTATCTAACTGTAAGTTAAGATTGCCAAACTTTCGtcagttttacaaaataatgtatctatattTACCAGCTGTGGCAGGCACTTCTCAATGTGTTCAATATCAACTCGGTCACAGCTCTCGCGCAGGGCGTGAGTGGAAGCTCTCAGGCAAGTCTCCGTGACCAAGCACTTGGCCACTTCCACCACCAGAGACAACGCATCATTGCccagttttgttttattgtcttGGAATGAGCCATTCAGAAGCTCTTTGATAACTTCCTGAAAGTacaaattcttattttattttacaattgccgtgaattaaattatcattaaaatctaattttaacTGATTGTGTGCGCCTTCAAAGTAAATTAAAGTAGGAAGGTGatcaagttaattaaaaataattatttatttatttctcctTTCAGAAATCGCAGTCCCAATGAAAAAATCACTTAGAATCTATAAAACAATGATAAGGTAAGCATAAAACCTATTAATAATAGACATATTTGCTAATAATCCAATAAAAACCTAACATTCtttgtacttaattaaaaaattacgaTCGCACTAATGCGTATGCGTAAAACATACTTGCTTTATTGTGTTCTTCACGTTTGACGTGACTGATGCAGGATCGATGTTACCTTCATCATTCTCATTGCTGTTACGAGCCATTTTTCAAATGGTTTCTCTAACAATTTCAcaagttatttgtaaataaataaagcgaaCAACTATCGCCAAGAACTGACCCGCCTAAAGCGCGTTTCTTTTTTCACTTTATCATTTTGAAGCACAAGATTCTTTATCACTCTCTTACGCAGGAGCGGGTTCGTA
The sequence above is drawn from the Anticarsia gemmatalis isolate Benzon Research Colony breed Stoneville strain chromosome 17, ilAntGemm2 primary, whole genome shotgun sequence genome and encodes:
- the LOC142979949 gene encoding centromere protein X-like, which gives rise to MARNSNENDEGNIDPASVTSNVKNTIKQEVIKELLNGSFQDNKTKLGNDALSLVVEVAKCLVTETCLRASTHALRESCDRVDIEHIEKCLPQLMLDFP